Proteins from a single region of Bos indicus x Bos taurus breed Angus x Brahman F1 hybrid chromosome 29, Bos_hybrid_MaternalHap_v2.0, whole genome shotgun sequence:
- the PRSS23 gene encoding serine protease 23 — protein sequence MAGTPGHPIFLLLLLRAVGQVSPYSTHWKPTWPAYRLPVVLPQSTFNLAKPDFGAEAKLEVSSSCGPQCHKGTPLPTYEEAKQYLSYETLYANGSRTETQVGIYVLRSGEEQSSGKSRRKRQIYGYDSRFSIFGKDFLLNYPFSTSVKLSTGCTGTLVAEKHVLTAAHCIHDGKTYVKGTQKLRVGFLKPKFKDGRGANDSHSALPEKMKFQWIRVKRTHVPKGWIKGNANDIGMDYDYALLELKKPHKRKFMKIGVSPPAKQLPGGRIHFSGYDNDRPGNLVYRFCDVQDETYDLLYQQCDAQPGASGSGVYVRMWKRQQQKWERKIIGIFSGHQWVDVNGSPQDFNVAVRITPLKYAQICYWIKGNYVDCREG from the coding sequence ATGGCGGGGACTCCAGGGCaccccatcttcctcctcctcctcctccgtgcTGTTGGGCAGGTGAGCCCCTACAGCACCCACTGGAAGCCCACCTGGCCAGCCTACCGCCTCCCCGTGGTCCTGCCCCAGTCCACTTTCAACTTGGCCAAGCCAGACTTTGGAGCTGAAGCCAAGCTGGAAGTGTCCTCCTCGTGTGGACCCCAGTGTCATAAGGGAACCCCACTGCCCACTTATGAAGAAGCCAAGCAGTACCTGTCCTACGAGACCCTCTATGCCAACGGCAGCCGCACTGAGACGCAGGTGGGCATCTACGTCCTCAGAAGTGGCGAGGAGCAGTCTTCCGGGAAGTCTCGGAGGAAGCGGCAGATTTACGGCTACGACAGCAGGTTCAGCATCTTTGGGAAGGATTTCCTGCTCAACTACCCCTTCTCAACCTCCGTGAAGCTATCCACGGGCTGCACCGGCACCCTGGTGGCCGAGAAGCACGTGCTCACAGCTGCCCACTGCATTCACGACGGCAAGACCTACGTGAAAGGAACCCAGAAGCTCCGGGTAGGCTTCCTGAAGCCCAAGTTTAAAGACGGCCGAGGGGCCAACGACTCGCACTCAGCCCTGCCGGAGAAGATGAAATTCCAGTGGATCCGGGTGAAACGCACCCACGTCCCCAAGGGTTGGATCAAGGGCAACGCCAACGACATCGGCATGGATTATGACTACGCCCTCCTGGAGCTCAAAAAGCCCCACAAGAGAAAGTTCATGAAGATCGGGGTGAGCCCGCCTGCCAAGCAGCTGCCGGGGGGCAGGATCCACTTCTCGGGTTATGACAACGACCGACCCGGCAACCTAGTGTACCGCTTCTGTGACGTCCAGGATGAGACCTACGACCTGCTCTACCAGCAGTGTGATGCCCAGCCTGGTGCCAGCGGGTCCGGGGTCTACGTGAGGATGTGGAAGAGACAGCAGCAGAAATGGGAGCGGAAAATTATCGGCATCTTTTCTGGGCACCAGTGGGTAGACGTGAATGGTTCGCCACAGGATTTCAACGTGGCCGTTAGAATCACCCCTCTCAAATATGCCCAGATTTGCTATTGGATTAAAGGAAACTACGTGGATTGTAGGGAGGGATGA